A genomic window from Xenorhabdus cabanillasii includes:
- a CDS encoding ABC transporter permease, whose translation MFYRLYTLVMKELQSLLRNPKTRATLIVPVIFQMSLFPWAATLEVKNATIAIYDEDKGQASIELTQRLAKSKSFPDVIMLNSSQEIRPVLDNRDALLLVRFPQNFSAHIASHTPTSIQVLLDGRNSNSAQIAANYLQQIVTNYQKELLGNTPDLNNSELIIRNWYNTNLDYKWFVVPSLVAMITTIGVLIVTALSVAREREQGTLDQLLVSPLTTWQIFIGKAIPALVVATIQASIVLLIGTLCYQIPFSGSLLLFYGCILIYGLSLVGFGLLISAICSTQQQAFIGVFVFMMPAILLSGYVSPVENMPVWLQNITWINPIRHFTDITKQIYLKSADFSVIWHSLWPLLLIIVTTNGIAYRLFRNKVA comes from the coding sequence ATGTTTTATCGCCTCTATACGCTCGTCATGAAAGAGTTGCAGTCTCTCCTGAGAAACCCTAAAACACGAGCCACTTTGATCGTACCTGTGATTTTTCAGATGAGCCTGTTTCCGTGGGCTGCTACGCTGGAAGTTAAAAATGCAACTATCGCTATTTATGACGAAGACAAAGGGCAGGCTTCCATTGAATTGACCCAACGGCTGGCTAAATCGAAATCCTTTCCTGATGTTATTATGCTGAACAGTTCGCAGGAAATTCGGCCAGTCTTGGATAACCGCGATGCCCTGCTGCTGGTTCGTTTTCCACAAAATTTCAGTGCTCATATTGCCAGCCATACTCCCACTTCAATTCAAGTTCTGCTGGATGGACGTAACTCTAACAGTGCACAAATTGCCGCAAATTATCTCCAGCAGATCGTGACGAATTACCAGAAAGAGCTATTGGGTAATACACCGGACCTCAATAACAGCGAGTTGATCATCCGTAATTGGTACAACACTAATCTGGATTATAAATGGTTTGTCGTTCCATCTCTGGTTGCCATGATAACAACCATTGGCGTTCTGATCGTTACTGCCCTTTCCGTTGCCCGTGAAAGAGAACAGGGAACATTGGATCAATTACTGGTTTCCCCGCTGACTACATGGCAGATTTTTATTGGTAAAGCCATTCCTGCGTTAGTTGTGGCGACAATTCAGGCAAGTATCGTTTTGTTGATTGGAACATTGTGTTACCAGATCCCTTTTTCCGGTTCATTGCTATTATTTTATGGCTGTATCCTGATTTATGGATTGTCACTGGTCGGGTTTGGATTACTTATCTCCGCTATTTGCTCAACTCAACAGCAAGCTTTTATCGGTGTGTTTGTGTTTATGATGCCTGCTATTTTGCTTTCTGGTTATGTTTCCCCCGTCGAAAATATGCCGGTTTGGTTACAAAATATAACGTGGATAAATCCAATCCGGCATTTTACGGATATAACCAAGCAAATTTATTTGAAAAGCGCTGATTTCTCAGTTATCTGGCATAGCTTATGGCCGTTATTGCTGATTATTGTCACTACGAATGGAATCGCTTATCGGTTATTTCGGAATAAGGTTGCCTAA
- a CDS encoding ATP-binding cassette domain-containing protein: MTSSAYTIKLNSVEKTFPGLEKPAVSHLNAEIFGGSVTGLVGPDGAGKTTLIRMLAGLLKPDSGNIEIMGLDPIKDSVEVRSELGYMPQKFGLYEDLTVLENLNLYADLRGVLGEERKTTFQKLLTFTDLTRFTCRLAGKLSGGMKQKLGLACTLVGSPKVLLLDEPGVGVDPIARRELWQMVHELASDGMLILWSTSYLDEAELCPDVLLLNQGELLYRGQPQKLTQSIVGRSFLLDIKPDSRRKTLQHALTLPQVTDGVIQGRYLRLILKADADKDGLLQQIGLPDVEILDANPRFEDAFIDLLGGGPSHRSELAEIMPQIPPNPTEIVIEARNLTKKFGDFAATDHVNFQVKRGEIFGLLGPNGAGKSTTFKMMCGLMLPTHGNALVLNMDLKTSSGKARQRLGYMAQKFSLYGDLTVEQNLKFFSGVYGLSGRHQQKKMTDMISAFSLRPILHQTTDSLPLGFKQRLALACALMHEPDILFLDEPTSGVDPLTRREFWLHINGMVDKGVTVMVTTHFMDEAEYCDRIGLVFRGKLIAAGTPDELKQQVSTTDRPNPSMEDVFIDLVVNYDKEPQ; encoded by the coding sequence ATGACCAGTTCAGCATATACGATAAAACTGAACAGTGTGGAGAAAACTTTTCCAGGGTTAGAAAAACCCGCTGTATCCCATCTGAATGCAGAAATCTTCGGAGGTTCTGTCACGGGTCTTGTCGGCCCGGATGGGGCGGGAAAAACCACACTGATAAGAATGTTGGCAGGGTTATTGAAACCTGATAGTGGCAATATTGAAATCATGGGGCTTGATCCAATTAAGGACAGTGTTGAAGTTCGTTCTGAACTTGGTTATATGCCGCAAAAGTTCGGTCTGTATGAAGATTTAACCGTATTAGAAAATCTCAATTTGTATGCTGATCTACGTGGTGTACTCGGAGAAGAACGAAAAACTACTTTTCAAAAGCTACTGACCTTCACTGATTTAACACGTTTTACTTGCAGGCTGGCAGGTAAACTTTCCGGCGGAATGAAGCAAAAGCTAGGTCTTGCCTGTACATTGGTCGGCAGCCCAAAAGTGTTATTGCTTGATGAACCCGGTGTCGGCGTAGATCCCATTGCCCGGCGGGAATTATGGCAGATGGTGCATGAACTCGCTTCCGATGGAATGTTGATTTTATGGAGCACCTCTTATTTGGATGAGGCTGAGTTATGCCCTGATGTTTTGTTACTGAATCAGGGGGAATTACTCTATCGCGGCCAACCCCAGAAATTAACCCAAAGTATTGTCGGACGCTCTTTTCTGCTTGATATCAAACCAGACTCCCGCCGAAAAACGTTGCAACACGCACTCACCTTGCCACAAGTGACTGATGGAGTGATCCAGGGCAGATATCTCCGCTTAATTTTAAAAGCTGATGCAGATAAAGATGGATTACTTCAGCAAATAGGTTTACCCGATGTAGAAATTCTGGATGCCAATCCACGTTTTGAAGATGCCTTTATCGACCTCTTAGGTGGTGGCCCTTCCCATCGCTCAGAGCTGGCAGAAATCATGCCTCAAATCCCACCGAATCCGACAGAAATCGTGATAGAAGCCCGAAACCTGACGAAAAAATTCGGGGATTTTGCTGCGACAGATCATGTGAACTTTCAGGTGAAACGCGGGGAGATTTTCGGCTTACTGGGGCCAAACGGAGCCGGAAAATCGACGACATTCAAAATGATGTGCGGATTAATGCTCCCTACTCACGGCAATGCACTGGTATTGAACATGGATTTAAAAACCAGTTCAGGTAAAGCTCGCCAGCGTCTTGGTTATATGGCACAAAAATTTTCACTCTATGGTGACTTAACTGTAGAGCAAAACCTGAAATTCTTTTCCGGTGTTTATGGCTTGAGTGGCCGCCATCAACAGAAAAAAATGACAGATATGATCAGTGCTTTTAGTCTGAGACCAATTCTGCACCAAACTACCGACAGTCTACCTCTCGGCTTTAAACAGCGCCTTGCCCTCGCCTGCGCCCTGATGCATGAACCAGATATTCTGTTTTTGGATGAACCAACTTCGGGAGTTGATCCACTGACTCGTCGTGAATTCTGGCTGCATATCAACGGCATGGTAGATAAAGGTGTGACTGTGATGGTAACGACACATTTCATGGATGAGGCAGAGTATTGTGACCGTATTGGGCTAGTTTTTCGGGGAAAATTAATTGCAGCAGGTACGCCTGATGAGCTGAAACAGCAGGTATCGACCACTGACCGCCCTAATCCTTCAATGGAAGATGTTTTTATCGATCTCGTGGTGAATTATGATAAGGAGCCGCAATGA
- a CDS encoding bifunctional O-acetylhomoserine aminocarboxypropyltransferase/cysteine synthase, which produces MKLETLSIHAGYSPDPTTKAVAVPIYQTTSYSFDDSQHGADLFDLKVEGNIYTRIMNPTNDVLEKRIAALEGGIGALAVASGMAAITYAIQTITGLGDNIVSVAKLYGGTYNLMAHNFPNIGIEVRFVDHNDFTTLEAMIDEKTKAVFCETITNPSGNIVDIQALADIAHRHGIPLIVDNTVATPYLCRPFEYGADIIIHSLTKYIGGHGTSIGGIIVDSGKFSWADHQDRFAILNTPDPSYHGINYIEHFGSAAFIARCRVGQLRSTGAALSPFNAFLILQGLETLALRMERHTENALKTAQYLEQHPQVSWVKYAGLPTHPEYDLAVRYMDGKSSAIISFGIKGGEKVAVRFIDALQLIIRLVNIGDAKSLACHPASTTHRQLNDEELVKAGVSRDLIRLSIGIEHIDDIIADLAQALDAEK; this is translated from the coding sequence ATGAAATTAGAAACACTGTCCATCCATGCCGGTTACTCCCCTGACCCTACAACCAAAGCCGTTGCAGTCCCAATCTATCAAACAACGTCCTACTCTTTTGATGATTCCCAGCATGGTGCTGATTTATTTGATTTAAAAGTTGAAGGCAACATTTACACCCGCATCATGAACCCAACCAATGATGTATTGGAAAAACGTATCGCTGCTTTAGAAGGAGGAATTGGGGCGCTTGCAGTTGCTTCTGGCATGGCGGCAATCACCTACGCCATCCAGACGATTACTGGTTTGGGAGATAACATTGTCTCCGTAGCAAAATTGTATGGCGGGACTTATAATTTAATGGCACACAATTTCCCGAATATCGGGATTGAAGTTCGTTTCGTTGATCATAATGATTTTACTACCCTTGAAGCGATGATTGACGAAAAAACCAAAGCCGTCTTTTGCGAAACCATCACCAATCCAAGCGGGAATATTGTTGATATCCAGGCATTAGCTGACATTGCCCATCGGCACGGCATTCCTCTTATTGTCGATAATACTGTCGCAACACCCTATTTGTGCCGCCCGTTTGAATATGGCGCAGATATTATCATTCACTCCCTGACCAAATATATCGGCGGTCATGGAACTTCTATTGGTGGAATAATTGTTGATTCGGGCAAATTCTCTTGGGCAGATCATCAAGATCGTTTTGCGATTTTAAATACGCCGGATCCTTCCTATCACGGAATAAACTATATCGAACATTTTGGTTCCGCGGCGTTTATCGCTCGCTGCCGTGTCGGGCAACTGCGTAGCACTGGTGCGGCACTTTCCCCTTTTAATGCCTTCTTGATTTTACAAGGTCTTGAAACATTGGCTCTTCGTATGGAACGCCATACTGAAAATGCCCTGAAAACAGCCCAATATCTGGAACAACATCCTCAGGTTTCCTGGGTTAAATACGCAGGATTGCCGACACACCCTGAATATGATTTGGCTGTTCGTTATATGGATGGTAAATCTTCTGCCATTATCTCTTTCGGTATCAAAGGAGGAGAAAAAGTAGCGGTACGCTTTATCGATGCCTTGCAATTGATTATACGTTTGGTCAATATCGGTGATGCAAAATCACTGGCTTGTCATCCGGCATCTACAACTCACCGCCAACTGAATGATGAAGAATTGGTAAAAGCTGGAGTGTCACGTGATCTGATCCGCCTATCTATCGGAATCGAACATATCGATGACATTATTGCTGATCTTGCACAAGCACTGGATGCAGAAAAATAA
- the hlyD gene encoding secretion protein HlyD — protein MNTKKFALVLLAIVIIIGVISIYYYQEKNDKELTLYGNVDVRTVNLGFRVSGKLENLLVDEGDTITAGQLLGQLDNSPFNNALNQAKANRDAARANLTKTEAGYRPEEIAQVRAEVAQKESAFRFADSFLKRQQELWQRKMISANDLENARTGQHQALAAYQAAKDKLRQFETGYRKEEIAAAKAQLAQAEAAVAQAELNLQDTRLISPSAGIILTRAIEPGTILAAGNTVFTLSLTNPVWIRAYINEPNLNQAVAGRDILIYTDGRKNQPYHGKIGFVSPTAEFTPKNVETPDLRTDLVYRLRIIVSDPDEGLKQGMPVTLRFTEPHK, from the coding sequence ATGAACACTAAAAAGTTTGCTCTTGTCCTATTGGCGATAGTCATTATTATCGGTGTTATTAGTATTTATTATTATCAGGAGAAAAATGACAAGGAGTTAACCCTATATGGCAATGTTGATGTCAGAACTGTCAACCTTGGCTTTCGGGTCAGTGGTAAATTAGAAAACCTGCTGGTGGATGAAGGCGATACCATCACCGCAGGGCAACTCCTTGGTCAACTCGATAATTCCCCTTTTAATAATGCATTGAATCAAGCCAAAGCAAATCGCGATGCAGCCAGGGCAAATCTTACCAAAACAGAAGCGGGTTATCGCCCTGAAGAAATCGCTCAGGTACGCGCCGAAGTTGCTCAGAAAGAGTCAGCATTCCGCTTTGCCGATAGTTTTCTGAAACGTCAACAGGAATTATGGCAACGTAAAATGATCTCAGCCAATGATCTGGAAAATGCCAGAACAGGACAACATCAGGCATTAGCCGCTTATCAAGCTGCAAAAGATAAATTACGTCAGTTTGAAACAGGATACCGCAAAGAAGAAATCGCCGCCGCTAAAGCACAACTCGCACAGGCTGAAGCAGCTGTCGCACAAGCTGAACTCAATTTACAAGATACCCGCCTCATTTCACCATCCGCCGGAATTATTCTTACCAGAGCCATTGAGCCAGGGACAATTCTGGCCGCCGGAAATACAGTATTTACACTGTCACTGACTAATCCGGTCTGGATCAGAGCATATATTAATGAACCTAACCTCAATCAGGCAGTGGCAGGACGCGATATCCTGATTTATACCGATGGACGGAAAAACCAACCCTATCACGGCAAAATTGGCTTTGTTTCGCCAACTGCTGAATTTACCCCGAAAAATGTTGAAACCCCGGATTTAAGAACCGATCTGGTCTATCGATTGCGCATTATTGTCAGCGATCCCGATGAGGGGTTGAAACAAGGAATGCCTGTCACATTACGTTTTACTGAGCCACACAAGTAA
- the dusC gene encoding tRNA dihydrouridine(16) synthase DusC — MRVLLAPMEGVLDSLVRELLSEVNEYDLCITEFLRVVDSLLPVKSFYRLCPELHHQSRTPSGTPVRIQLLGQYPEWLAENAVRAVELGSWGVDLNCGCPSKTVNGSGGGATLLKDPELLYRGAKAMREAVPAELPVTVKVRLGWDSDARQFEIADAVQQAGATELVVHGRTKEDGYKAECINWQAIGEIRRRLTIPVVANGEIWDWQSSQECIKVTGCDSVMIGRGALHVPNLSCVIKYNEPKMAWHGVLQLLQRYIWLEKQGDTGLYHVTRIKQWLGYLRKEYDEADELFMQIRALKTSSAISEVISLAVESGLYV; from the coding sequence ATGCGAGTCTTGCTGGCTCCGATGGAAGGGGTGTTGGATTCATTGGTTAGGGAGTTGTTGAGTGAGGTCAATGAATACGATCTTTGCATTACCGAATTTTTGCGTGTAGTGGACAGCCTGTTGCCAGTGAAATCTTTTTACCGCTTATGTCCTGAATTGCATCATCAGAGCAGGACTCCATCGGGTACGCCGGTCAGGATACAGCTTTTGGGGCAATATCCTGAATGGTTGGCTGAAAATGCGGTCAGGGCAGTGGAATTGGGATCGTGGGGAGTTGATTTAAACTGTGGTTGTCCTTCCAAAACAGTTAATGGTAGTGGAGGAGGGGCCACCTTACTGAAAGATCCTGAACTTCTCTACCGTGGTGCTAAAGCCATGCGGGAAGCTGTACCGGCAGAATTGCCGGTTACAGTCAAAGTACGTCTGGGGTGGGATTCTGATGCCCGTCAGTTTGAAATTGCGGATGCTGTTCAGCAAGCTGGTGCAACGGAATTGGTTGTGCATGGGCGTACTAAGGAAGATGGCTATAAAGCAGAATGCATAAATTGGCAGGCGATTGGAGAGATCCGCCGACGTCTTACTATTCCGGTGGTTGCTAATGGTGAAATATGGGATTGGCAGAGTTCACAGGAGTGTATCAAAGTTACCGGATGTGATTCGGTAATGATTGGACGTGGTGCGCTGCATGTGCCGAATCTAAGCTGTGTTATTAAATATAATGAACCCAAAATGGCATGGCATGGGGTGCTCCAGCTGCTGCAAAGGTATATCTGGCTGGAAAAGCAGGGAGATACAGGCTTATATCATGTCACACGTATCAAACAATGGCTTGGTTATCTACGCAAAGAATATGATGAAGCTGATGAACTATTTATGCAAATCAGAGCGTTGAAAACTTCATCTGCTATATCTGAAGTTATTTCTTTAGCCGTAGAGAGTGGTTTGTATGTATAA
- a CDS encoding ABC transporter permease has product MSGIQQNHPAPTPSSQKAVSFSWRRLKALCIKESKQIIRDPSSTLIAVVIPLMLLFIFGYGINLDSSKLRLGILMEQQSEDARELVHAFIGSPYIDATVSNDRQFLIKKIQASEIRGIIVIPVNFDVRLARVGDHAPIQVITDGSEPNIANFVQSYAKGIWQIWLQQQGQDRGVSTTPLIDMQIRYWFNPAAISQHFLIPGAISIIMTVVGAILTSLVVAREWERGTMEALLSTQVTRTELLLSKLLPYQVLGSFVMVLCMVFAVFIMGIPYHGSLWALALISSLYLATALGMGLFISTVTRNQFNAAMISLNTAFLPAVMLSGFVFEINSMPALIQVFTYIVPARYFVSSLQTLFLAGNISTILITNLLLLIVSAIVFIGLTAWKTRRRLD; this is encoded by the coding sequence ATGAGTGGCATTCAACAGAATCATCCCGCCCCTACTCCCTCTTCTCAAAAAGCAGTCAGTTTTTCATGGCGGCGATTAAAAGCACTTTGTATTAAAGAGAGTAAACAGATTATCCGCGATCCCAGTAGTACCTTAATTGCTGTGGTTATTCCACTCATGCTGCTGTTTATCTTTGGCTACGGGATTAATCTTGATTCCAGCAAACTTCGCCTCGGCATTTTGATGGAGCAACAAAGCGAAGATGCCCGCGAACTGGTGCATGCATTTATAGGATCGCCTTATATCGATGCCACAGTCAGCAACGACCGTCAATTTTTAATCAAAAAAATACAGGCGAGTGAGATCCGAGGCATTATTGTTATTCCGGTTAATTTCGATGTCCGGCTTGCCCGTGTCGGCGATCATGCTCCGATTCAGGTAATCACAGATGGTAGTGAACCAAATATAGCCAATTTTGTGCAAAGCTACGCTAAAGGTATCTGGCAAATCTGGTTACAACAACAAGGGCAGGATCGTGGAGTCTCAACGACACCATTGATCGATATGCAGATCCGTTATTGGTTTAATCCTGCCGCTATCAGCCAGCATTTCCTCATCCCCGGTGCTATTTCAATTATCATGACAGTCGTTGGCGCAATCCTTACTTCTCTGGTTGTCGCACGTGAATGGGAACGGGGCACAATGGAGGCCCTTTTATCCACTCAGGTTACCCGGACTGAATTATTGCTTTCTAAATTATTGCCTTACCAGGTTCTGGGCTCTTTCGTTATGGTACTTTGCATGGTATTCGCTGTGTTTATTATGGGCATTCCTTATCATGGTTCCCTCTGGGCACTCGCTTTGATTTCCAGCCTGTATCTCGCGACAGCTTTAGGAATGGGGTTATTTATCTCAACGGTGACGCGCAATCAATTTAATGCCGCAATGATTTCCCTGAATACCGCCTTTTTGCCAGCGGTTATGCTATCCGGCTTTGTGTTCGAAATTAACAGCATGCCGGCTTTGATTCAGGTATTCACTTATATCGTTCCTGCCCGTTATTTTGTCAGCAGCCTGCAAACGTTGTTTTTGGCAGGCAACATCAGCACCATTTTGATAACAAATTTACTGTTATTGATTGTCAGTGCTATCGTATTTATTGGCCTGACTGCATGGAAAACCCGCCGGCGCCTGGATTAA
- the rhlE gene encoding ATP-dependent RNA helicase RhlE → MNFESLGLKADILRAIEEQGYAEPTPIQQQAIPVVLSGKDLLASAQTGTGKTAGFTLPVLQLLSESPIQSKGRRPIRALILTPTRELAAQVVENVRNYSKYLRLRSFVVFGGVSINPQMMKLRGGVDILVATPGRLLDLEHQNAVDLSRVEILILDEADRMLDMGFIHDIRRVLNKLPAKRQNLLFSATFSDEIKNLANKLLRDPVSVEVARRNSASEQIDQSVHFVDKKRKGELLSYMIGSQNWQQVLVFTRTKHGANRLAEQLNKDGVTAAAIHGNKSQGARTRALADFKTGRIRALVATDIAARGLDIDQLPHVVNYELPNVAEDYVHRIGRTGRAEATGQAISLVCVDEHKLLKDIERLLKREIPRIAIPGYEPDPSIKAEPIQNGRNGRSNQSRGQDQRSSNKQDDQQHHSRNPRGKGASSQQRRYRRPVKAAAGE, encoded by the coding sequence ATGAATTTTGAGTCACTCGGCCTGAAGGCTGATATTTTGCGTGCCATTGAAGAACAAGGCTATGCAGAACCTACCCCTATTCAGCAACAGGCAATTCCTGTTGTGCTATCTGGTAAAGATCTTCTGGCTAGTGCCCAGACAGGAACGGGGAAAACGGCGGGCTTTACTTTACCTGTCTTGCAGTTATTGAGCGAATCTCCTATTCAATCCAAGGGCCGCCGTCCGATCAGAGCATTAATCCTGACACCAACCCGTGAATTGGCCGCACAAGTAGTTGAAAATGTGCGTAATTACAGCAAATATCTCCGATTGCGTTCATTTGTAGTATTTGGTGGTGTGAGCATCAATCCACAAATGATGAAATTACGTGGTGGAGTAGATATTTTGGTCGCCACACCGGGCCGTTTGCTGGATCTGGAACATCAAAATGCCGTGGACTTATCCCGTGTGGAAATTCTGATTTTGGATGAAGCCGACCGCATGTTGGATATGGGATTTATTCATGATATCCGTCGGGTACTGAACAAACTACCTGCTAAACGTCAGAACTTACTGTTTTCAGCTACATTCTCTGATGAAATCAAAAATCTTGCTAATAAATTGCTGCGAGATCCGGTTAGTGTGGAAGTCGCTCGTCGTAACTCGGCTTCTGAACAGATCGATCAGTCTGTCCATTTTGTGGATAAGAAACGTAAGGGAGAATTGCTTTCTTACATGATTGGCAGCCAAAACTGGCAGCAGGTATTGGTGTTTACCCGCACTAAACATGGTGCGAACCGTCTGGCAGAACAACTTAATAAGGATGGTGTTACTGCGGCGGCTATTCACGGTAACAAGAGTCAAGGAGCCAGAACTCGTGCATTGGCCGATTTTAAAACAGGCCGGATACGTGCGTTGGTCGCAACGGATATTGCAGCCCGCGGATTGGATATCGACCAATTGCCTCATGTCGTTAACTATGAATTACCTAATGTTGCAGAGGATTACGTACATCGTATTGGCCGCACTGGCCGTGCAGAAGCAACGGGGCAGGCAATATCACTGGTGTGTGTTGATGAGCATAAGCTATTAAAAGATATTGAACGGCTGCTGAAACGGGAAATTCCACGTATCGCGATCCCCGGTTATGAACCCGATCCTTCCATTAAAGCGGAGCCTATCCAGAATGGACGCAACGGGCGCAGTAATCAATCCCGTGGTCAGGATCAGCGAAGCAGTAACAAACAAGATGACCAGCAACATCATAGTCGTAACCCACGTGGCAAAGGCGCATCGTCACAGCAGCGCCGTTATCGTAGGCCGGTCAAAGCGGCGGCAGGAGAGTAA
- the cecR gene encoding transcriptional regulator CecR — translation MAAKMAQTSRGEQAKQQLLESALEIFGKSGLEGATTRNIAQHAKQNIAAIAYYFGSKEGLYLAVAHHIADRLKAEFSLLIKAIDQFFITTPQPYSQDQILAFIHQGLISYNRLIFDKSSLNLSRIMSHEQLTPTEAYSVIHEQGLAPIYSRLNKLIAYYIGADEGKISTQIHTHALLGEILSFRLAREALLRQTGWDNIGTKEYELINQVLTQHIDVLLNGLRKNNQQTA, via the coding sequence ATGGCAGCGAAAATGGCTCAGACTTCACGAGGTGAACAAGCTAAACAGCAACTTCTTGAATCTGCATTAGAAATTTTTGGTAAATCAGGCCTGGAAGGTGCAACCACTCGTAATATTGCCCAACACGCAAAACAGAATATCGCTGCCATCGCTTATTATTTTGGTTCCAAAGAAGGGTTATACCTCGCTGTCGCACACCATATTGCAGATAGACTAAAAGCTGAATTCTCTCTGCTGATTAAGGCCATTGACCAATTTTTTATCACCACTCCCCAACCTTATTCACAAGACCAAATACTGGCATTTATTCATCAAGGCTTGATTAGCTATAACCGTCTTATTTTCGATAAAAGCAGTCTGAATCTCAGTCGCATTATGTCACATGAGCAATTGACACCGACAGAAGCTTATAGCGTCATCCATGAACAAGGGCTTGCTCCAATTTACTCTCGCCTGAATAAGTTAATCGCCTATTATATCGGTGCTGATGAAGGAAAAATTTCAACACAAATCCATACTCATGCCTTATTAGGCGAGATCCTTTCTTTCCGGCTGGCACGAGAAGCACTATTACGCCAAACCGGTTGGGATAATATTGGCACCAAAGAGTACGAATTAATTAACCAGGTTTTGACTCAACACATTGATGTTTTGCTTAATGGGTTGCGAAAAAATAACCAACAAACAGCGTAA
- a CDS encoding Bax inhibitor-1/YccA family protein, translating into MDRYQRSSGSIVQQAGSGIQTYMAQVYGWMTCGLLLTAFVAWYVANTPEILYAIFSNSVVFYGLIIAQLALVFVLSGLVHKMSGALATGLFMLYSMLTGLTLSSIFVVYTSSSIASTFVISAAMFGALSVYGYTTKRSLSGLGSFLFMGLIGIVLASLVNIWLKSPALMWAITYIGVLIFAGLTAYDTQKLKEMGAELDINDKENLRRYSITGALTLYLDFINLFLMLLRILGDRR; encoded by the coding sequence ATGGACCGATATCAACGTTCTAGTGGTTCGATTGTCCAGCAAGCTGGTTCAGGTATACAAACTTATATGGCGCAAGTCTACGGTTGGATGACTTGTGGTTTGTTGTTAACCGCATTTGTTGCATGGTATGTGGCAAATACGCCGGAAATTTTATATGCCATCTTTAGTAACTCTGTCGTATTTTATGGCTTGATCATTGCACAACTTGCATTGGTGTTTGTGCTGTCTGGTCTGGTGCATAAAATGAGTGGTGCTCTGGCTACAGGGCTGTTTATGCTCTATTCCATGCTAACCGGGCTGACGTTATCCAGTATTTTTGTGGTTTACACCAGTAGTTCTATTGCCAGCACTTTTGTTATTTCGGCAGCGATGTTTGGTGCGCTGAGTGTCTATGGTTATACCACGAAGCGTAGTCTGAGCGGTTTAGGCAGTTTCCTATTTATGGGGCTAATCGGTATTGTACTGGCTTCTTTGGTCAATATCTGGCTGAAAAGCCCGGCTCTGATGTGGGCAATTACCTATATTGGGGTTCTGATCTTTGCTGGTTTGACTGCTTACGATACCCAGAAACTGAAAGAAATGGGTGCTGAGCTGGATATCAATGATAAAGAGAACCTGCGTAGATATTCCATTACTGGTGCACTAACGCTGTATCTGGACTTTATCAACCTGTTCCTGATGCTGCTGCGCATTCTGGGTGATCGCCGTTAA
- a CDS encoding GlsB/YeaQ/YmgE family stress response membrane protein codes for MGILSWIIFGLIAGIIAKWIMPGDNSSGIIMTMILGIVGAVVGGYISTFFGMGKVDGFSLGSFAIAVIGALIILFIYHKVSN; via the coding sequence ATGGGTATCTTGTCATGGATTATCTTTGGTTTAATTGCCGGAATTATAGCGAAGTGGATTATGCCGGGAGATAATAGCAGTGGTATCATTATGACGATGATTCTGGGGATCGTTGGTGCGGTTGTTGGCGGCTATATCAGCACTTTCTTTGGTATGGGGAAAGTAGATGGTTTTAGCCTGGGAAGTTTTGCGATTGCAGTTATTGGCGCATTAATCATTCTATTTATAT